A section of the Methanococcoides sp. LMO-2 genome encodes:
- a CDS encoding methylenetetrahydrofolate reductase C-terminal domain-containing protein: protein MIISSSKPFSEILDMLSDKESIFIVGCSVCAAKQHVGGEPEVDEMKSNLKDAGINVIGGVVAKAACSVRSCEALEELAPEIKDADAVLVMACGSGTSNIARFVDVDVYPANNTESLGAMAGDRIIHHLCAMCGQCTIAEFGGVCPTAQCPKELLNGPCGGSMDGKCEVDPEKDCAWELIYERLERIGRLDLLDEVRDAKDRLVK from the coding sequence ATGATAATCTCATCTTCCAAACCCTTTAGCGAGATCCTTGACATGCTTTCGGACAAGGAGTCCATTTTTATCGTAGGCTGCAGCGTATGCGCTGCCAAGCAGCATGTAGGTGGAGAACCTGAGGTCGACGAGATGAAATCCAACCTTAAGGATGCCGGAATAAACGTGATCGGTGGAGTTGTTGCAAAGGCAGCATGCAGTGTTCGCTCATGTGAAGCCCTTGAGGAGCTTGCACCTGAGATAAAGGATGCCGATGCAGTGCTTGTCATGGCGTGCGGAAGCGGCACTTCCAACATTGCACGCTTTGTGGACGTGGATGTCTATCCTGCCAACAACACCGAATCTCTGGGTGCCATGGCAGGAGACAGGATTATCCATCATCTGTGTGCCATGTGCGGCCAGTGCACCATCGCCGAGTTCGGTGGCGTCTGTCCCACAGCCCAGTGTCCCAAGGAACTGCTCAACGGTCCCTGCGGTGGTTCCATGGATGGCAAATGCGAGGTTGATCCTGAGAAGGATTGCGCCTGGGAGTTGATCTACGAGCGACTTGAGAGGATCGGACGGCTGGATCTGCTGGATGAGGTCCGGGATGCGAAGGATCGGCTGGTGAAGTAA